A genome region from Panicum virgatum strain AP13 chromosome 4K, P.virgatum_v5, whole genome shotgun sequence includes the following:
- the LOC120702478 gene encoding uncharacterized protein LOC120702478, protein MMIDHEQIPPDVTPNPETMEGYKYIFHGEEEVASLLPTAPEYRVGFKEATRTMFDLLICQRRVFGKCTTIDSVWRWIESQSVLTKEGVETIKEIALSFSLFKLLKRRLCGYQIGEAGHTKTLDFVLNGLISEEGNYVRAFRVIEIELAFLYDFLYTRFDTVGNGYNALTLYLAVSVTVWNIISGAFSRHYHHSNLEQRVHGTDVTHWVTVVLLIIVLVLSFLPATLEKRWDIVDELHSYKQPTRMSAMSDMYGLNRVAKNCWQRAFGQYSLLLGFDYHSWNVLPLLSLGLVDKTRDGQKAGKKIMLTAEIIERVLFGFKESNGQLQDGQSALARNQLLSQFSWSCTLPTHIHKILVWHIGTTIAMDGHLVPRTGDHRVAKTLSDYCAYLVAFFPDMLPGHGYDTQRIFDAVVMEAREGLTGCDTVSSRCEKLTMMVLPSDSSCTILELGGWLGRELRGVVPEVRRWKVLADFWAEFILFLAPSSNAEIHAEKLTAGGEFMTHLWALLTHAGILERPSMTGGVGGGNNGALVHDSPV, encoded by the coding sequence ATGATGATTGACCACGAGCAAATACCTCCGGACGTCACTCCGAATCCTGAAACAATGGAAGGTTACAAGTACATATTCCATGGTGAAGAAGAAGTAGCTTCTCTACTTCCCACTGCACCTGAATATAGAGTTGGATTTAAAGAGGCGACACGTACAATGTTCGACTTGTTAATCTGCCAAAGGAGGGTGTTTGGAAAATGCACCACCATTGATTCCGTGTGGCGATGGATCGAGAGTCAGAGTGTTCTCACCAAGGAAGGTGTGGAAACAATAAAGGAAATTGCGCTCTCCTTTTCATTGTTTAAATTGTTGAAGCGGAGATTGTGTGGATACCAAATTGGTGAAGCTGGCCACACCAAGACATTAGATTTCGTGCTTAATGGGCTCATCTCTGAAGAAGGTAACTATGTTCGTGCTTTTAGAGTTATCGAGATTGAGTTGGCATTCCTATATGATTTCCTCTATACAAGATTCGATACAGTGGGTAATGGGTATAATGCCTTGACACTCTATCTTGCAGTAAGTGTTACTGTTTGGAATATTATCTCTGGAGCCTTTAGCAGACACTACCATCATagtaatttggaacagagagtTCATGGAACCGATGTTACTCACTGGGTAACCGTTGTGCTGCTTATCATTGTTTTAGTATTATCCTTTTTACCTGCCACCCTGGAAAAGAGGTGGGACATAGTGGATGAGCTCCATAGCTACAAACAACCCACGAGGATGTCAGCGATGTCTGATATGTATGGATTAAATCGTGTAGCAAAGAATTGCTGGCAGAGAGCATTTGGGCAATACTCCCTGTTACTGGGCTTCGACTACCACTCGTGGAATGTGCTACCGCTTTTGTCACTGGGTCTTGTAGACAAAACAAGAGATGGACAGAAGGCTGGGAAAAAGATCATGTTGACTGCTGAAATCATCGAGCGCGTCCTTTTTGGGTTCAAAGAGAGCAATGGGCAGCTACAAGATGGGCAGTCAGCTCTGGCCAGAAATCAGCTGCTAAGCCAATTCTCATGGTCATGCACCCTGCCCACACACATCCATAAGATTCTCGTATGGCACATCGGGACGACCATCGCCATGGATGGGCACCTGGTTCCCCGAACTGGCGACCACCGTGTCGCCAAGACGCTGTCGGACTACTGCGCCTACCTGGTAGCCTTTTTTCCAGACATGCTGCCCGGCCATGGCTACGACACCCAGCGCATCTTCGACGCCGTGGTCATGGAGGCTCGGGAAGGCCTCACCGGGTGTGACACTGTGAGCAGCAGGTGTGAGAAGCTGACGATGATGGTCCTGCCAAGCGACAGCAGCTGCACAATCCTAGAGCTAGGGGGCTGGCTTGGGAGAGAGCTCAGAGGCGTGGTTCCGGAGGTGCGGAGGTGGAAGGTGCTGGCTGACTTCTGGGCCGAGTTCATCCTCTTCCTCGCGCCGTCAAGCAATGCCGAGATCCACGCCGAGAAGCTCACCGCCGGCGGGGAGTTCATGACCCATCTCTGGGCACTGCTCACACACGCCGGCATTCTGGAGCGCCCCTCGATGACCGGCGGTGTGGGAGGAGGTAACAATGGTGCCCTTGTACATGATTCTCCGGTTTGA
- the LOC120702480 gene encoding peptidyl-prolyl cis-trans isomerase CYP18-1, which translates to MSVTLHTNLGDIKCEVFCDQVPRTAENFLALCASGYYDGTVFHRNIKGFMIQGGDPTGTGKGGTSIWGTKFADEFRESLKHNARGIMSMANSGPNTNGSQFFITYAKQPHLNGHYTIFAKVIHGFEVLDLMEKAQTGPGDRPLAEIRLNRVTIHANPLAG; encoded by the exons ATG TCGGTGACGCTGCACACGAACCTGGGCGACATCAAGTGCGAGGTGTTCTGCGACCAGGTGCCCCGCACGGCGGAGAACTTCCTGGCGCTCTGCGCCAGCGGCTACTACGACGGCACCGTCTTCCACCGCAACATCAAGGGCTTCATGATCCAGGGCGGCGACCCCACCGGCACCGGCAAGGGCGGCACCTCCATCTGGGGCACCAAGTTCGCCGACGAGTTCAGGGAGTCCCTCAAG CACAACGCGAGGGGGATCATGTCGATGGCCAACAGCGGGCCCAACACCAACGGCAGCCAGTTCTTCATCACCTACGCCAAGCAGCCGCACCTCAACGGCCACTACACCATCTTCGCCAAGGTCATCCACGGCTTCGAGGTCCTCGACCTCATGGAGAAGGCGCAGACCGGCCCAGGGGACAGGCCGCTCGCCGAGATCAGGCTCAACCGCGTCACCATCCACGCAAACCCACTCGCCGGCTGA
- the LOC120702479 gene encoding barley B recombinant-like protein D, which yields MDNLGHRENGRQRPDQFKAVHTQWMMPQLKDHHSMNLLALMNEKDSAIRERDHALAEKKAAIAERDMAFAQRDAAMAERNAAIVERDNALAALELARTNGFNTNNGNGFHQHQGPPLHGTKNIHHHDQLSHVQSSPLQLADSPYDHAREMHISEAYPIATAPGCIGKGKKPRKNNTQASPLKRPSGVLRKTKKAASEWKNRGMSGGGEDSTRASVMKNEWKDQDLGLNQVPFDESTMPAPACSCTGELRQCYKWGNGGWQSSCCTMSMSMYPLPVMPNRRHARMGGRKMSGSAFTKLLSRLAAEGHDLSTPVDLKDHWAKHGTNRYITIR from the exons ATGGACAACCTTGGGCATAGAGAAAATGGAAGGCAAAGGCCTGACCAATTTAAAGCAGTTCATACTCAG TGGATGATGCCTCAGCTAAAAGACCATCATAGTATGAATCTCCTAGCACTCATGAATGAGAAGGACAGTGCCATCCGAGAAAGGGACCATGCTCTTGCTGAGAAGAAAGCTGCTATAGCTGAGCGAGACATGGCGTTTGCTCAGCGGGATGCTGCAATGGCTGAACGGAATGCTGCAATTGTAGAAAGAGACAATGCCCTTGCTGCACTGGAACTTGCCCGTACAAATGGGTTCAATACGAATAATGGAAATGGATTTCACCAACACCAAGGACCTCCTCTCCATGGTACAAAGAATATCCACCACCATGACCAGCTATCTCATGTACAATCATCGCCATTGCAGCTGGCTGATTCTCCATATGACCATGCCAGAGAAATGCACATATCAGAAGCATACCCTATCGCAACAGCTCCGGGATGTATTGGGAAAGGGAAGAAGCCAAGGAAGAATAATACACAGGCTTCTCCATTGAAGAGGCCATCAGGTGTGCTCCGGAAAACCAAGAAAGCAGCCAGTGAGTGGAAGAATAGGGGGATGTCTGGTGGAGGTGAAGATTCAACTCGTGCTTCTGTGATGAAGAACGAGTGGAAGGACCAAGATCTTGGCCTGAACCAGGTCCCATTCGATGAGTCAACCATGCCCGCACCCGCCTGCTCGTGCACAGGGGAGCTTCGGCAATGCTACAAGTGGGGAAATGGCGGGTGGCAGTCGTCGTGCTGCACCATGAGCATGTCCATGTACCCACTTCCTGTGATGCCCAACAGGCGCCACGCCCGCATGGGGGGAAGGAAGATGAGTGGCAGTGCGTTCACAAAGCTGCTCAGCCGGCTGGCAGCTGAAGGCCATGATCTCTCGACACCAGTGGACCTCAAGGACCACTGGGCCAAGCATGGCACAAACCGGTATATCACCATCCGGTAG